Genomic DNA from Deinococcus planocerae:
GGTTACCCCTTTGAGGTTGCACTGACAGGCGGCTTCTCTGGCCGAGTCGTGCTTGCAGACTATATCACTCGATATAGCTTTAGCCATTGCGAAATGGCCTTCGTTGAGGCGGTGCCAGGTCAAATTGTAAATCAGGTTCTAGGAAAAATTGAGGCGATCTTGAGGTTGTAGAATGCAGCAACACGCGAAGGCATGACACAGGGGGGTGGCCCATACGGGCCACCCCCCTGTAGTAACAACGCCATCTATAAACTTTTGAAGATGTGCAAAAGAACGGCTAGGACTATGCAAAAGCACGAGTTGAGGGGTGCCTGGGCATGAGCGGTATCAGAGTGGTGTCATCCGCCCCATGGTAAAATCTGCATAATGGATGCAACAATAGATTCAGACATGAATATAAGTCTGCCGTCGAGATGCGTTCTCAGCGGCACGAGAAACGACAAATACACCTTCTCTTGACATGAACTCTGTCGTCGGACAAGATACTTTCCCTTTTACCGATGTATATTCCCACTTGCTCAACAGCAGGCGCGCCCACCCGGGCGCGCTTTTCGCTATTTGACAAGTCATTTTTGCTTGAGGCAAGCACTGACGCTTCCGGCAAATGGGAAAGTAGCGCCACCCCCGGAAGTAGCCGGAGCGCGTCCCAGACGTCACACAGCGTATTTTCCCACTCCTCTACGGGGGCTGCGGACCCGCCTTTCACGCCGTGCTGGACGGCATTCCTCCCGCTTCCACAACCGACACCCCCGCAGCGCTTCAGCACTCATGCCCTCGCAGCAGGCAGGTCGGAAAAAAATGGGGAAATAGCTCGCATTCCCGCGCGGCCTTCCCACCGTCCAGGACAGCGTTCACCCTATTTTCCCATTGCAGGATTGATTTTCCCACTCCTCGACCGGTCCTCGCCGCCCCGGGGGTGCTGTCGTGCCGGCCGCGCCCGCCTTTCGGGCCAGAAAGCCGGGGAACCGGGCACGGCGCCGTGCAGCCCTGCAAGTGCGTCCAGGCCAGCAGAGCGTGCTAACGTCTCGCTGGACCCAGGGCCGCGAGCCGCGCCCGGGAACAGGAGACCTGATGCACGTACCCGACTGGATCAGGGAGACCAACTTGCGCGAGCTGCGTGCCCGGGTCGAGAACCTGCCCCTCGAGAAGCTGGCCCTTGGGCGCCGCACCTACCGGGCCACCGCCGCCGCCAGCGTGCTGACCTGGGCCACCGGCCTCCTCGTCGTCGGTGCGTTCACGCAGTGGCTCTACCAACGGTTCGGCCTCGCTTTCGGAGGGGTAGCCGGCCTATTGCTGCTGATTACCTACGCTGGGCTGTACGCGAGCTACCTCCAGGACGGCTGGCAAAAGTCGAAGTCCGACGCTCCCGCCTGGAGCTGGGCGTGGTGCCAGGTCATGTCGCGCTCCTGGCTGCCCCTGGTACTCGCGGCAACCGCCCTGCAACTGGGCATCTATGCCCTGCTCATCCTGGTCGTGGCCCTGCTCTCCGGAGAGTCGCTGGCCTCGAGCCTGCGCGGCGCGCTGCTCGTCGGCGGCATGGGAGCCGCGATCTACCTGCCCGTCTTCCTGGCCAACATCGCCGGGGAACTCATCCGGGGCCTGCTGGGGCTGCTGGGTGGCACGGGCAAGCGGGTGGAGCGGCCCACCCCCAACCCGACGTTCGTCGAACGCCTCCTGACCCCCAGGATGGCCAGCATGAGCCTGGAAGAACACCCAGGTGGGCGAAGGCCGCCCCGCGCGTGCACCCGTGCTGTGGCTGCCGGTGAGTCCGCCGCGCTGGGCGCCAGCCTGGGGCAGCTGGCGGGGGCCGTGGCATGAAGGCCTGTCCACGGGCTTCTCAGGACCGGGCAGAGGCCGCCGCGAGAATGCCTCAAGCTTGATGAGCCCCCGGCCGGGTGAAGCCGGATGAACATGCCCCCAGCGTGCGCAGGCGCTGGGGGTTTTTTGTTGGTGGCTGCAGTGGGAACCCGGGCGCTGGCAGGATCAAGCAAGGTGGGTCCACTTTTGCGGACCCCACGGCTACTGTTCGCTGGGCTCAGAGCTCAGACGTCGGCGCCGGGGCTGGAAGTCGCTGGGGAAGGTGGCTCCCTGGCTGGCCGCCCGTTGGAAAGTGTTGGCGAGATTCTCGATCTCATCGCGCACGACGTCGCCAAAGCGCTCTGTCGCGGCAATGGCAAGTTCGGCGCGGTTCGGCTGCGGGCGCCGACCGTCACGCAGCTTGCGTTGGTGGGGATAACGATGAGCCATCACAGCCTCCTGGAGTCAGAGCTTAGCGCATCGGGCAGACCCACATTGTTCAGATGAGGATGAGTCTACACGTCTCCCCCGCTAGGGGGGTGAGGGGGTGCTGGCGGCGCTGGTAGGTGGTGACCGACCGAGGGCCCTGTAGGTAGAGCGCTTGCTGCTCTGTGCCCTGAGGACACCGATACAGCTGGCTGCGGCCAAGGCGGACTGCAACCAGCACGTGCCAGGAGTGTTCCTGTCCAGCGTCGGTGATGGCCCCATGGTAGACGCCCCGCAGTTCGAAGCTGTTGGCGTCGTCGTTGGGATACACCAGGAAGGCGCTCAAGTCGCTCAGGATCTGAGCCGGCAGGGAATGGCCGGGGACCTGGCTGGCCATGAGGGCAATCTCGTATGTGTACAGGAAGAGGATGGGCAGCGCGTAGTACTTCGTCTCCGACCGCCGCGCCGCCTCCTGCTGGAGTTCGGTCAGTGCCCGCTTCAAGCGCAGGACCGCCGGATCCCCAAGGGCGATGGTGGCCGCGAGGTCCAGCAGGTCCTCGAAATCGGCCACGAGGCAGTCGTAGAGATCGTCGATTCGCGCCTTGAAGGGACGGTAGTGCTTGGTCAGGTGGCGGTCTGGGGCCGTCCACTTGTCGCGAAAGGGCCGCAGCTCACGGCTGACCTTGCGCAGAAGCGCCCGGTTGATGCTGAGCGACACCGGGAGCTGCCCGCCCGGCAGCATCGCGAACGTGAACCCGTAGCCCGCTTCCGCGGCGATCAACGATTTGTGGTGGTCATGGCGCCTGTTGGCGGCGTCAGGATGGTCTGCGCGCACTGGCCCCGCCATCATGCCACTTCCTCCCCACTCTCCTGCTCCTCCTCTTCAGCCAGGTCGTAGTCCGGCACGTAGTCCTTGAGGAAGGAGGCAAAGTGCAGGGGCCCTGGCGCACTCGTCCAGCTTCCAAAATGCGCGTACTCGCTGCGCAGCGCCTCCACCAGCTTGGCCAGGTCCTCCGCCGCGTGCCGCTTGCTGCGCACCACCGTGATCTCCAGCGCGTTCGGCGTGATCCAGGCGTCGGTGTGCGGCGGGCCCGGATTCCCCTTCTCGTCGGGAATGGGCCGGTAGGTGCTCGCACCGCGCCGGGGCTTGAAGATGCGCGAGCCGAAGGAGAGGTAGGTCGGCATCGCCGGCCCGGTGTCCGTCAGGTGGTAGAGGTCGGCGTTGCTCCAGGTTGCCGAGGGCCGCACCTTCCCATCAATGGTCACCCGCACCCTGGGGGTGTCCATGATGACCTTCGGAGCATGCCCAGGCCGCAGGCGCACCAACGAGGCGTCCGGGAAGTCCTGCTCGGCGTGGGGCTCGGCCCCCAGACGCACGCTCTCCGGGTGCAGGCTCGCGTCCGCCAGCCAGGGCCACATCCCGCTCAGGGTGCTGGCGTCGGCGAGCACGATCAGGTCGCGATGCGCCGTGGCGCGCTCCGCCGCGATGCGGTGCACGAACTCCTGGGTCAGGCGCTTGCGCTCCTCCTCGGTCTCCTTCTTCGTCTTGCGGCGTGCCAGGTAGCTGGGGCCGTTCGCAGTCAGCACCCGGATCACCTGGGGCAGCTCCATCATGTTCGTGATGCGCGGCTCCCCGTCCCCCTCGCGCAGCATCACCGCCGCGCGGCAGGTGCCCGTGACCGTATCCAGCTCGACGGCATAGGGAATGAAGCTCGTCTCGTTCTGGCGGAATCCCGTTCGGTTCGTGCGAATGATGCCTAGCCCCAGCACGGTCGGCTGGAAGCCCTCGTCGGCGACCCCCAGGCTCTGCACCAGCTTCCCCTGGATGCCGTGCATCTTGCCGATGCTCTTCCAGGCCAGGTCCCGCCAGGCGTTGATCGTCCGGACCTGGAAGTTCTTCTCCGCGCCATGCGTGGGCGTGCCGTCCTTCTTGCGCTTGCTCGGCAGCAGGTACTGGACCGTGAGGCCCAGTTCACGGTTCAGGGTGATGCGCGCCGCGCGCTTGTTGACGGAGTCGTCGTGCCGCCCCCCGTACCACTCGTCGGCGAGCACCAGGACCCCGTGCAGGGGTTGGCCGGCCGCATCTTGCAGCTGCCGCAGCCGCGTCACGAAGGGGGCCCAGGCCAGTGCCCGCGCCCGTGCCCGCTCCGCCGGCCGGGTGCCCTTGGGCTCCGTGCGAGGCCCGTGCACGTTATCGGGCAGCGCCTCCAGATGAATGGTGGCCCCCTCGCCCAGGACACTCTCGAGAATGGCCTTGGCGCGCTCGGCGTCCGCCAGCAGCCCGTTGTAGTAGCCGATCACCAGGTGGTGCGAGCCGCCGTAGTGCTCGTCGATGGCCCCTCGGACCCGCTCGGTCCACTTCTGGAACTCGCGCTCGGCGTCCGCGATCGCCTTGAGGGTCTTCCTGTCGGTGTTCTCGTCAATCGCTGGCGGGTCCTCGAAGGCGAGCTTCCACGCCATGTCCGCGTCGCTCTGCTGCCCGTAGAAGGTCGGGATCTCCCGGATTGCCGTCCATGGGGTGAAACCGTGGAGCTTCAGGTGTTCGGCCGCCCGCTCGAAGGACAGCCGACGGTCGAGGTCCGTCACGCCGCGCAGCGCCGCGTCGGTCTCCGCCCGGCCGTTGCGGTGGGTGATCACCACGCGGTGCTGGCCGTAGACCCCGGTCGTGCCCCTCAGCGCGAGGTCCGCGGCGGTGACGCCGGTGAGCGGCAGATCGTAGCGGCGCGCGAGCGCCTGGTACTCGGCGGTCAGGCTAAGGTCCGCGCCCACCTCGAAGCGCAGGGCGCGGGCCTCCCCGGCCGGCAGGACGTAACCGCTCAGGTCATCGAAGCCCGCCCGTGGCTCGCGCGCCCAGACGAACTTCTTGTGCCGCAGCTGGATCACCGGGAGGGACCGCCCCGGGTAGGTCTCCACGCTCACCGTGATGCCCACGCTGAAGCGCACCTGGGTGTCCGCCACGTCCAGCGTGATGGGGTCGCTCATCAGGTCGGCGTGGTTCGTCCCCAGGTCGCTGCTCACCACCCGGCGCATGGGCCCCGCCTCCGGGTACACCTCCCGCCCGGCGAGCTTGTCGGCCACGAAGTCCGCCAGGTCCGCGTACTGCGTCCGAGTGGTGGGCTTGGCCGACCCCGTCTGCCGCTGGGCCTCCCACTGGAACACCTGGGTGCGGTGTGTCCGGGCGCCCACTGCGCCCCCGTTCAGGGCGAGTTGCCGCAGGGCCTTGGCCGCCCGGGCGTCCACCCGCTCGAGTTCCAGGACCGCCTCCTGCACCCAGTCGGCGACCGCCGCGTTCGCCGCCCGCTCCGCCGTCTCCACCCCCGTGGCGCTCAGCGCCAGCGTGGGGTCCACGCCCCGGCCGAAGCTGCGGTCCACCCGGATCACCCCGGCGTCACGGGCCTGCAAGCGCAGGCGCAGGTCGCGCACGGGCAGGCCCTCCTTGTAGGGCCTCAGGCTGGCGTCCATCGCCTCCAGCAAGGGCCGCACCTGATCACTCCATCCCACCCGGGTGACAACGTGTTCGGGGTTGAGGACGTTCGTGAAGGCGAGCGCCGTGGGCGTGGCGTTGACGGTCCGGGTCCTGGGTTGCTTGGGCACAGTCACTCCTGGTCGAGGTCGCCGTCGTCCTCGAGGTTGGTCGGCGGGTAGAAGTCGTCCTCGTCGTCGTCGGGGGTCCGCAGCCCGCCCGTGGTCAACCCCTCGATGTCCTCGAAGGCCGCCGCGAAGGGCCCATACAGGGCGTCCAGCACCGCCCGCTGGGCTGGGTCGCTGTGGGTGAC
This window encodes:
- a CDS encoding RNaseH domain-containing protein, with the translated sequence MPKQPRTRTVNATPTALAFTNVLNPEHVVTRVGWSDQVRPLLEAMDASLRPYKEGLPVRDLRLRLQARDAGVIRVDRSFGRGVDPTLALSATGVETAERAANAAVADWVQEAVLELERVDARAAKALRQLALNGGAVGARTHRTQVFQWEAQRQTGSAKPTTRTQYADLADFVADKLAGREVYPEAGPMRRVVSSDLGTNHADLMSDPITLDVADTQVRFSVGITVSVETYPGRSLPVIQLRHKKFVWAREPRAGFDDLSGYVLPAGEARALRFEVGADLSLTAEYQALARRYDLPLTGVTAADLALRGTTGVYGQHRVVITHRNGRAETDAALRGVTDLDRRLSFERAAEHLKLHGFTPWTAIREIPTFYGQQSDADMAWKLAFEDPPAIDENTDRKTLKAIADAEREFQKWTERVRGAIDEHYGGSHHLVIGYYNGLLADAERAKAILESVLGEGATIHLEALPDNVHGPRTEPKGTRPAERARARALAWAPFVTRLRQLQDAAGQPLHGVLVLADEWYGGRHDDSVNKRAARITLNRELGLTVQYLLPSKRKKDGTPTHGAEKNFQVRTINAWRDLAWKSIGKMHGIQGKLVQSLGVADEGFQPTVLGLGIIRTNRTGFRQNETSFIPYAVELDTVTGTCRAAVMLREGDGEPRITNMMELPQVIRVLTANGPSYLARRKTKKETEEERKRLTQEFVHRIAAERATAHRDLIVLADASTLSGMWPWLADASLHPESVRLGAEPHAEQDFPDASLVRLRPGHAPKVIMDTPRVRVTIDGKVRPSATWSNADLYHLTDTGPAMPTYLSFGSRIFKPRRGASTYRPIPDEKGNPGPPHTDAWITPNALEITVVRSKRHAAEDLAKLVEALRSEYAHFGSWTSAPGPLHFASFLKDYVPDYDLAEEEEQESGEEVA